In Deltaproteobacteria bacterium, the DNA window CATTGTAGGCTCGTGTTCGGGTTCTCAGATGTCGCAGTGTCGCCAGCTGGGTACGTGTGTCGTTGGTTTTCTGCGAGGACCTTTAAGTGTCGGTAGCTGCGTCACGCGTGCGTGACGCTGGCTGCTATTTTCGTCTGAGGATATGCGACGACTGCTGAACCTACGATGACGCCGGGTTCACTGCATCCTTCAATAGCGGACTGGCTTTAAATGATAAGACGCGCCGTCCTGGCAAGGTAATTGTCTCGCCGGTTTGGGGATTACGTCCACGCCGTGCCTGTTTGGTCCGTACCGTGAAGTTACCGAACCCGGAAATCTTCACTTTCTCCCCTTGTTCGAGTTTCCCTTTCATGAGTTCGAAGACCGATTCGACCACATAGGAGACTTCTTGCTTCGGTAGCCCCACTCGTTCATACAGCCGTTCAACAATATCTGCTTTGGTCACCCTTTCCTCCTGACTGGCCCCTGAGCCCCTCAAGCGATGTTGACGTGCACGCCCTCTCTTGTATCGTGGTTCGCTTTGCTTTCCAAGTGCGATCAGCCTCGCGTTGCCTCACGTGGCAAAGCCAAGGAATCTGAGAAACGCCCTCGGGGTCTTGCTCATGTCACGCATACGCTTCCATTGTCGGATTTTGGCGAAGTAGCGCGTCACTTGTCTGTCATTCCAGCACAGCAGGGTCCGCAGCCCACGCCGCGTGAGTTTACCGGTCCAGTCATGGGGACACT includes these proteins:
- a CDS encoding integration host factor subunit alpha, producing MTKADIVERLYERVGLPKQEVSYVVESVFELMKGKLEQGEKVKISGFGNFTVRTKQARRGRNPQTGETITLPGRRVLSFKASPLLKDAVNPASS